A single window of Tetrapisispora phaffii CBS 4417 chromosome 16, complete genome DNA harbors:
- the NUP1 gene encoding FG-nucleoporin NUP1 (similar to Saccharomyces cerevisiae NUP1 (YOR098C); ancestral locus Anc_2.186): MAEVKVARRAVEDSRTTSKRSISSTILDFIKMPINRAVGGRQGSSGDTQEHGRGPEQTKKRRVESGGGAEASVVLYEQDGNHGSMARPPVLPLLPLQRLMLLRERQLQRYSQVRALSVDRRSAKGSQNVAEVQLKSTRKKNKPGRQNGVWSADFEYDLEDVPVAIQTHPAKPSSPVTVDVKKFKPAIALASAPTAQLSKGQKDLLVNGIASAAAPLVDSAQGIKINVPSATMPSVKPKVTPTVGFDFITSAEESETNDKLPSPNALQTGNFTSETTKHPALEQKSDTKPAFSFGLPKSDSHKEPEEKKVTFEGKPSTLIFNPEKSLTSKLADDADTEDEPTRKKRFPFAASSESSTEQKPTKQFSFGSSSNEPNAEPLAKKPFTFGSAISKPTEPIVKKEEEDTLKKPAFLLSSTPNDTKPSFSFGAKPETDKEESGKPSFSFGLGKKDTGVKSTPPSLSFGLKNDAKPTEATKAPSFSFGTTNSTEKTATTAPSFQFGGTEPKVKEETNAATGVDKPNSVFSFNLSNALANSTANKSTKPSFSFDKPKSTPTPTPTPTVTPTELSTDTKTNLFSFNTGSGPANPVINPLLTKPANPLLSGGSNITTNAANSGSTFSFMKKDTQPAPAFANQPNAANNNNTPSQGFKFGGSTTPSTAGPTAFSSAMSGMNTFGSNATMNTNSGPYMFGMNSYNAPNGLQPPPPAFNPSSSINLNFANSAVSNPATIFGASTPSPTPSNPGFGFNGMSTSAISTNDQSSVRMGSMSQGHPMQRRLARMRAPRR, encoded by the coding sequence ATGGCCGAAGTTAAGGTCGCGAGAAGAGCTGTCGAGGACTCGAGGACGACGTCTAAGAGGTCGATTTCGTCGACCATACTGGACTTCATCAAGATGCCGATTAATAGGGCTGTGGGTGGGCGCCAAGGGTCTTCCGGAGACACGCAAGAACACGGCCGTGGGCCGGAGCAGACGAAGAAGAGACGTGTGGAGAGCGGTGGTGGAGCAGAGGCGTCGGTTGTGCTGTACGAGCAGGATGGGAACCATGGCAGCATGGCCAGGCCGCCGGTGTTGCCGTTGCTGCCGTTGCAGCGGTTGATGTTGTTGCGCGAGAGGCAGTTGCAGCGGTACAGTCAAGTCAGGGCGTTGTCCGTGGACAGACGCAGCGCCAAGGGTTCTCAGAATGTTGCGGAAGTGCAGTTGAAGAGCACTCGCAAGAAGAACAAGCCAGGACGGCAGAATGGCGTGTGGTCTGCTGATTTCGAGTACGATCTCGAGGATGTGCCCGTGGCGATTCAAACCCACCCAGCCAAACCGTCGTCGCCAGTTACAGTGGACgtaaaaaaattcaagCCTGCCATTGCGCTGGCGTCTGCCCCCACCGCCCAGTTGTCAAAGGGGCAGAAAGACCTGTTGGTCAATGGGATTGCCTCCGCTGCGGCCCCTCTGGTAGACTCAGCTCAAGGCATAAAGATCAATGTCCCTTCAGCGACAATGCCATCTGTAAAACCGAAAGTCACACCAACAGTCGggtttgattttattacaTCGGCGGAAGAATCTGAGACAAACGACAAATTGCCGTCTCCTAATGCATTGCAAACTGGGAACTTCACTTCGGAGACTACAAAACATCCGGCCTTGGAACAGAAATCAGACACTAAACCTGCGTTTTCATTTGGTTTACCAAAATCTGACTCTCATAAGGAACCAGAGGAAAAGAAAGTCACTTTCGAGGGAAAACCTTCCACTTTGATCTTCAACCCAGAAAAATCATTGACTTCTAAACTTGCCGATGACGCAGATACTGAGGATGAGCCAACAAGAAAGAAACGTTTCCCATTTGCAGCTTCTTCAGAGTCGTCTACAGAACAAAAACCGACGAAACAATTCTCGTTTGGTTCATCCTCTAACGAACCTAATGCAGAGCCGCTGGCTAAGAAACCGTTTACCTTCGGCAGCGCCATAAGTAAGCCAACAGAGCCCATTGTCAAgaaggaagaagaagatacATTGAAAAAACCGGCTTTCTTGTTATCCTCTACACCAAATGATACCAAGCCATCATTCAGTTTTGGTGCCAAACCAGAAACTGACAAGGAAGAATCAGGAAAACCTTCCTTCTCGTTCGGGCTTGGCAAGAAAGATACAGGTGTGAAATCAACCCCGCCTTCACTTTCTTTTGgattaaaaaatgatgcCAAGCCAACAGAAGCAACTAAAGCCCCATCGTTTTCCTTTGGTACAACAAACTCAACTGAAAAGACTGCAACCACAGCGCCATCTTTCCAGTTTGGTGGTACGGAACCGAAGGTAAAAGAAGAAACCAACGCAGCTACTGGGGTCGACAAGCCAAATTCAGTGTTTTCATTTAACTTAAGCAACGCATTAGCAAATTCAACAGCTAATAAATCTACAAAACCATCTTTTTCGTTCGATAAACCAAAGAGCACACCTACTCCAACACCAACACCTACTGTGACACCTACTGAACTTTCCACCGACACTAAGACTAatctattttctttcaacACTGGTTCAGGGCCTGCAAATCCGGTGATAAATCCTTTATTGACCAAGCCTGCTAACCCATTGTTGTCAGGAGGTAGCAACATTACAACCAATGCCGCTAACAGCGGTTCTACGTTCAGTTTTATGAAGAAGGATACTCAACCTGCTCCAGCATTTGCTAATCAACCCAATGCtgctaataataataacacaCCAAGTCAAGGGTTTAAGTTTGGTGGTAGCACTACTCCTTCAACCGCTGGTCCGACTGCCTTTAGTTCGGCAATGAGTGGAATGAACACATTTGGCAGCAATGCTACTATGAATACTAATAGCGGCCCATACATGTTTGGTATGAATAGTTACAACGCACCAAACGGGCTACAACCACCACCACCTGCATTTAACCCATCCTCATCAATCAACTTAAACTTTGCCAATTCAGCAGTTTCCAACCCAGCCACTATATTCGGAGCTTCCACCCCATCGCCTACTCCATCGAACCCAGGTTTTGGATTCAACGGTATGTCCACCAGTGCAATTTCTACTAATGACCAGTCATCAGTAAGAATGGGATCAATGAGTCAAGGCCATCCAATGCAAAGACGACTAGCGAGGATGCGAGCACCAAGAAGATAA
- the TPHA0P00980 gene encoding uncharacterized protein, producing MDYKRMLYPAGNSREGTYKFFCGVGVMMLLIYVLIDNLPALVRRDDAGVGHYSHYFGKSFYSSHDDDDEPEYVYPGRVKYNYYDGPKEDACLVMVTKNEELYDVLLTVKNVEDRFNLKYNYDWVFVNNIPFSEDFKFVIGEMVTGKVYFSTIPNKHWDVPAAVDKKKALDARVQQVSAQVSRAGQLKLRQLWRYMSGYFHWDPVFDQYKYYWIIEPDMKLTCDVNYDVFKFMKDNNKQYGFFHSRKTQTAAVKSLWPAVTEFMSANPEMLAQDNMLRFISDDEGKSYNMCGFESSIEIGSFEFFRSKEYQVLFQNLDARNGWFYERWTASDFRAVAASLLLNKDQLHHFGDFGYNHKLSKYTMEAVCPLDKQMRLENKCACNAYNAMSWTSNSCLPKFYDIQERIKPDRWKGMQAI from the coding sequence ATGGATTATAAGAGGATGTTGTACCCGGCTGGCAACAGTAGAGAGGGCACGTATAAGTTCTTTTGCGGTGTGGGTGTGATGATGCTTTTGATTTACGTTTTAATTGACAACCTGCCAGCGTTGGTGCGCAGGGACGATGCTGGTGTTGGGCACTATTCGCATTATTTTGGCAAATCGTTCTATTCTTCCCACGATGACGACGATGAGCCGGAGTATGTTTATCCAGGTAGAGTCAAGTACAACTACTACGACGGTCCTAAAGAAGACGCTTGTCTGGTCATGGTTACTAAAAACGAGGAATTGTACGACGTTCTGTTGACTGTGAAAAATGTGGAGGACAGGTTCAACCTGAAGTACAATTACGATTGGGTGTTTGTTAACAACATTCCGTTCTCTGAGGACTTCAAGTTCGTCATTGGGGAGATGGTCACCGGCAAAGTTTATTTCTCGACGATTCCAAACAAGCACTGGGATGTTCCTGCTGCTGTCGACAAGAAGAAGGCGTTGGACGCAAGAGTCCAACAGGTGTCTGCACAGGTCTCCAGGGCCGGGCAGCTGAAGTTGAGACAGCTGTGGAGATACATGTCTGGCTACTTCCACTGGGACCCTGTCTTTGACCAATACAAGTACTACTGGATTATTGAGCCAGACATGAAGTTGACCTGCGATGTCAACTACGACGTGTTCAAGTTCATGAAGGACAACAACAAGCAGTACGGCTTCTTTCACTCTAGGAAGACGCAGACCGCCGCAGTGAAGTCCCTGTGGCCAGCAGTCACTGAGTTCATGAGCGCCAATCCAGAAATGCTGGCCCAAGACAATATGCTAAGATTCATCAGTGACGATGAAGGCAAGTCGTACAACATGTGTGGCTTCGAATCGAGCATCGAGATCGGCTCTTTCGAATTCTTCAGGTCGAAGGAGTACCAGGTCCTTTTCCAGAACCTGGACGCCCGAAACGGTTGGTTTTACGAGAGATGGACCGCCAGTGACTTCAGAGCAGTAGCCGCCTCGTTGCTGTTGAACAAGGATCAGCTGCACCATTTCGGTGACTTCGGTTACAACCACAAATTGAGCAAGTACACTATGGAAGCTGTGTGTCCGTTGGACAAGCAAATGAGACTGGAAAACAAATGTGCATGCAACGCCTACAACGCCATGTCATGGACGTCCAACTCCTGTCTACCTAAATTCTACGACATCCAAGAAAGAATCAAGCCAGACAGATGGAAAGGTATGCAAGCTATTTAG
- the TPHA0P00990 gene encoding glycosyltransferase family 15 protein (similar to Saccharomyces cerevisiae KTR1 (YOR099W); ancestral locus Anc_2.185) gives MLPKEKSKYKKNGNDLAFLFFRHSRVIGAVMVVLFTLFMVFEKKDDFTSASYVLPSFEGKSYMDRGDYIYSSRVGSTSGKTSRVKAAMVVLVRDKDLYSLVDAIKQVEDRFNKNFNYDWVFLSEALFSDDFKEVTTALVSGKTKYGLIPESQWSYPEWIDQKRAAAVREEMRKAEIIFGDMESYRHMCRYESGFFYRHPELEEYDYYWRIEPDIKLHCDINYDIFRFMKDNGKKYGFTISIHEYVSTIMTLWNTTKEFMAEHPEHIHENNMLDFISDDGGESYNNCHFWSNFEIGDLNFWRGEAYSAYFDHLDKAGGFFYERWGDAPVHSIAAALLLDRNEIHHFNDLGYFHNPFHQCPIDDVVRFENRCGCDPALDFTWKDFSCGVQFYTVNELKKPDGWVGHVG, from the coding sequence ATGTTGCCAAAGGAAAAGAGCAAGTATAAGAAGAACGGGAACGATCTGGCGTTCTTGTTCTTCCGTCATTCCCGAGTGATTGGGGCAGTTATGGTTGTCTTGTTCACTTTGTTCATGGTTTTTGAGAAAAAAGACGATTTCACAAGTGCTTCTTATGTCTTACCTTCTTTCGAGGGCAAGTCGTACATGGACAGAGGAGATTATATCTATTCATCAAGAGTTGGGTCCACTTCTGGAAAGACTTCCAGAGTCAAAGCCGCAATGGTTGTCCTGGTTAGAGACAAAGATCTGTACAGTTTGGTCGATGCCATTAAGCAAGTCGAAGACCGCTTTAATAAGAACTTCAATTATGATTGGGTCTTCCTGAGCGAAGCTCTGTTCTCTGATGATTTTAAGGAAGTCACTACTGCTTTGGTCAGTGGTAAAACCAAATACGGTTTGATTCCGGAGTCGCAATGGTCATACCCAGAATGGATCGATCAAAAAAGAGCAGCCGCAGTCAGAGAAGAAATGAGAAAAGCTGAGATTATTTTCGGTGATATGGAATCATATAGACACATGTGTAGATACGAAAGTGGTTTCTTCTACAGACATCCTGAATTGGAAGAATACGATTATTACTGGCGTATCGAACCGGATATCAAGTTGCATTGTGATATCAACTACGATATCTTCAGATTCATGAAAGATAACGGTAAGAAATATGGTTTCACAATCTCCATCCATGAGTACGTGTCTACTATCATGACTCTATGGAACACCACAAAGGAGTTCATGGCGGAACACCCGGAGCATATCCACGAAAATAACATGCTGGACTTCATTAGTGATGACGGTGGTGAATCTTACAACAACTGTCATTTCTGGTCGAATTTCGAAATCGGTGATTTGAATTTCTGGAGAGGCGAGGCTTACTCTGCTTACTTCGATCATCTGGATAAAGCAGGTGGATTTTTTTACGAGAGATGGGGTGATGCTCCAGTCCATTCCATCGCTGCTGCGTTACTATTAGACCGTAATGAAATCCATCATTTCAATGATTTAGGTTACTTCCACAACCCATTCCACCAATGTCCAATCGACGACGTCGTCAGGTTCGAAAATAGATGCGGTTGTGACCCAGCATTAGATTTCACATGGAAGGACTTCTCATGTGGTGTCCAATTCTATACTGtgaatgaattgaaaaaaccAGACGGTTGGGTAGGTCATGTCGGTTAG
- the PHO23 gene encoding Pho23p (similar to Saccharomyces cerevisiae PHO23 (YNL097C); ancestral locus Anc_2.183), with product MSTPANLFPGLSDISDVLEEYPIETSRYLTLLHEIDAKCIHALPFLNEQIQEFVKFTGKNSKIPPKESSHPENKLENLININRLFEELIPSLEEKMYVSSIMLKSMEELTTRLELGYEVALKNEEIPEKLRIGVNNHPAMHLHHELMKKIETAKTGTSHKSAQSSKSELRREAMAASKKQHETKDKSSKNEKTAATSTIPAAGVTDSATATSGRKNGNHNNTGHESKKRKTNKDKNNSTHPGVVAPKPKVNEYGEPLYCYCNRIAFGEMVGCDGANCELEWFHLPCIGLTTLPRGKWYCNDCKKTKKNN from the coding sequence ATGAGCACACCAGCAAATTTATTTCCAGGTTTAAGTGATATATCCGATGTCTTGGAGGAATATCCGATTGAGACGTCCAGATATTTGACATTGCTACATGAGATAGATGCAAAATGTATCCACGCTTTACCTTTCCTGAATGAGCAAATCCAAGAGTTCGTCAAGTTCACTGGAAAGAATTCTAAAATACCTCCAAAGGAGTCATCCCACCCAGAAAATAAGTTAgaaaatttgattaataTTAACAGACTCTTTGAAGAACTTATACCCTCGCTGGAAGAAAAAATGTATGTGTCTTCAATCATGTTGAAATCGATGGAAGAGTTGACTACTAGATTGGAGCTAGGATATGAAGTGGCATTGAAGAATGAAGAGATCCCTGAAAAATTAAGGATTGGTGTCAATAATCATCCTGCAATGCATTTACATCATgagttaatgaaaaaaattgaaacgGCAAAGACTGGCACTTCTCATAAATCTGCACAAAGCTCCAAAAGTGAATTAAGAAGGGAAGCCATGGCCGCAAGCAAAAAACAGCATGAGACTAAAGATAAGAGTAGTAAAAACGAAAAGACAGCAGCCACATCAACAATTCCTGCCGCTGGAGTTACAGACTCAGCAACAGCAACCTCGGgaagaaaaaatggaaaCCACAATAATACAGGCCATGAATCCAAGAAACGTAAAACTAATAAAGACAAAAATAACAGTACTCATCCAGGGGTCGTAGCGCCAAAACCAAAAGTCAACGAATATGGCGAACCATTATATTGCTATTGCAATAGGATAGCATTCGGAGAAATGGTGGGTTGCGACGGTGCTAATTGTGAACTAGAATGGTTCCATCTACCGTGCATTGGATTAACAACGTTACCAAGAGGGAAATGGTATTGCAATGACTGCAAAAAgacaaagaaaaacaattag
- the WRS1 gene encoding tryptophan--tRNA ligase WRS1 (similar to Saccharomyces cerevisiae WRS1 (YOL097C); ancestral locus Anc_3.97), with translation MSAQDVEQVAQDVSKLNATEAKKEQVVTPWDVEGAVDEQGNAQEIDYEKLVKQFGTKAINQETLDRFERVTGQKPHHFMRKGLFFSERDFSQILDLYEQGKPFFLYTGRGPSSDSVHMGHMIPFLFTKWLQEVFDVPLVIELTDDEKFLFKQKLTIKDVKGFARENAKDIIAVGFNPENTFIFSDLSYMGGGFYETVVRVSRQITGSTAKAVFGFNDSDCIGKFHFASIQIASAFPSSFPEVLGLPDKTQCLIPCAIDQDPYFRVCRDVAQKLKFTKPALLHAKFFPALQGSSTKMSASDENSAIFLTDTAKQIQKKINKHAFSGGQGTMELHRELGGNPDVDVAFQYLSFFKDDDEFLKKTADSYRSGELLSGEMKKLCIETLQEFVKNYQERRSQVTDEVLEKFMRPHKLVWGQKERLVPIKPKEPKK, from the coding sequence ATGAGTGCTCAAGATGTTGAACAAGTAGCTCAAGATGTCAGCAAATTGAATGCTACTGAGGCCAAGAAGGAACAAGTCGTCACTCCATGGGATGTCGAAGGTGCTGTCGATGAACAAGGTAATGCCCAAGAAATTGATTACGAGAAACTGGTTAAACAATTCGGTACCAAAGCTATCAATCAAGAGACTTTAGATAGATTTGAAAGAGTCACTGGTCAAAAACCACATCATTTCATGCGCAAAGGTCTATTCTTCAGCGAACGTGACTTCTCCCAAATTTTGGATCTATATGAACAAGGTAAACCATTTTTCTTGTATACAGGTAGAGGTCCATCAAGTGATTCAGTTCATATGGGTCATATGATTCCATTCTTATTCACTAAATGGTTACAAGAAGTTTTTGATGTTCCATTAGTCATTGAATTGACTGATGATGAGAAATTCTTGtttaaacaaaaattaacCATTAAGGATGTTAAAGGTTTTGCCCGTGAAAATGCTAAGGATATCATTGCTGTTGGTTTCAATCCTGAGAACACTTTTATCTTCTCAGATCTGTCATACATGGGTGGTGGTTTCTACGAAACTGTTGTTCGTGTCTCAAGACAAATCACAGGTTCCACCGCTAAAGCTGTCTTCGGTTTCAATGACTCTGATTGTATTGGTAAGTTCCATTTTGCATCCATCCAAATTGCTTCTGCCTTCCCAAGTTCCTTCCCTGAAGTTTTGGGTTTACCAGATAAAACACAATGTTTGATTCCTTGTGCTATTGATCAAGATCCATATTTCAGAGTTTGTAGAGATGTTGCgcaaaaattgaaattcaCTAAACCAGCTTTGTTACATGCCAAATTTTTCCCAGCTTTACAAGGTTCTTCAACCAAAATGTCGGCATCTGATGAAAATAGTGctatttttttaactgaTACAGCCAAACAGATCCAAAAGAAGATCAACAAGCATGCTTTCAGTGGTGGTCAAGGTACAATGGAGTTGCATAGAGAGCTTGGTGGTAATCCAGATGTGGATGTTGCTTTCCAATATTTGTCATTTTTTAAggatgatgatgaattcCTAAAGAAAACTGCTGATTCGTACAGAAGTGGTGAATTACTTTCTGGTGAAATGAAGAAGTTATGTATTGAGACTTTACAAGAATTTGTTAAGAATTATCAAGAACGTAGAAGTCAAGTCACTGATGAAGTTTTAGAAAAGTTTATGAGACCACACAAATTGGTTTGGGGTCAAAAGGAGAGATTGGTGCCTATCAAGCCAAAGGAACCAAAGAAATAA
- the RIB3 gene encoding 3,4-dihydroxy-2-butanone-4-phosphate synthase RIB3 (similar to Saccharomyces cerevisiae RIB3 (YDR487C); ancestral locus Anc_3.96) — MSAFTPIEDVIEHFKQNKFVIVMDDENRENEGDLICAAENITYKDMGFLVRHSSGYVCAPMSNKIADNLDLPLLRNMKYESFDDDRHGTAYTITVDYEEGTTTGISSHDRALTCRKLADPSSTPKSFLKPGHICPLRAVDGGVLKRRGHTEAAVDLCRLSGLQEVGVICELVKDEDGSMMRLDDCIEFSKKFNVPIITIDALVEYLQK; from the coding sequence ATGTCCGCATTCACTCCAATCGAAGATGTCATTGAGCATTTCAAGCAGAACAAGTTCGTCATTGTGATGGATGACGAAAACCGTGAGAATGAAGGTGACTTGATCTGTGCTGCTGAAAATATTACATACAAGGACATGGGTTTCCTAGTGCGTCACTCTTCGGGTTACGTATGTGCCCCAATGTCCAACAAGATCGCTGACAACTTGGATCTACCATTATTGAGAAACATGAAATACGAGTCTTTCGACGACGACAGACACGGAACAGCATATACCATCACCGTCGACTACGAGGAAGGAACCACAACAGGTATCTCTTCCCATGACAGAGCTTTGACATGCAGAAAATTGGCGGACCCATCCTCTACGCCAAAGAGCTTCTTGAAACCAGGCCATATCTGTCCTTTGAGGGCAGTCGATGGCGGTGTATTGAAGAGACGTGGCCACACAGAGGCTGCCGTCGATCTATGTAGATTGAGTGGTCTACAAGAAGTCGGTGTCATCTGTGAATTAGTCAAAGATGAGGACGGATCGATGATGAGGCTGGATGACTGTATCGAATTCTCTAAGAAATTCAATGTCCCTATTATTACCATAGATGCATTAGTagaatatttacaaaaataa
- the TPHA0P01030 gene encoding alkene reductase, translating to MSFVKNNSNAFLKESNLFKPITVGDITLGQRISMSPLTRMRADPSNHVPKEIVTTYYKQRAERKGTLIISEATFISEAATGYDHAPGIYSKEQIEAWKKIIKAVHDEGSFFFSQLWSLGWQASPESIAKHGLQYLAPSESPFMDETQEKACKDNNVKQHAMTKEEIKSMVADYVQAAKNAIEAGADGVEIHAANGYLPNQFLDPLSNRRTDEYGGSIENRCRFVLEIVDGVIEAVGASKVGIRLSPYGTYGSMTGSADPTLLATYAFVVGELEKRAKSGKRMAYIHAIEPEKSDIEAGKSLNFIFSIWEGVVIRAANMIQNFEKTKEFVDNNDRTIISYGSFFIANPDLIDRLEKGLPFNKPDVSLFFTREKEGYIDYPVYADAVKLGYKLEE from the coding sequence ATGAGctttgttaaaaataattctaatGCTTTCTTAAAAGAATCCAACTTATTCAAACCAATCACTGTTGGTGATATAACGTTGGGCCAGCGCATCTCTATGTCACCATTGACTAGAATGAGAGCAGATCCGTCTAATCATGTTCCAAAAGAAATCGTCACTACCTACTACAAACAACGTGCTGAAAGGAAAGGAACTTTAATCATCTCAGAGGCCACTTTCATCTCAGAGGCCGCTACTGGTTACGACCATGCGCCAGGTATCTATTCAAAAGAACAAATTGAGGCTTGGaagaaaattatcaaaGCTGTTCATGATGAGGGCTCATTCTTCTTCTCTCAACTGTGGAGTTTAGGATGGCAAGCATCCCCAGAGTCGATCGCCAAGCATGGTTTGCAATATTTGGCCCCTTCTGAGTCTCCATTCATGGATGAAACGCAAGAAAAAGCCTGTAAGGATAACAACGTCAAGCAACATGCAATGACTAAAGAGGAGATCAAGAGCATGGTTGCTGACTATGTTCAAGCCGCTAAGAATGCAATTGAGGCCGGTGCTGATGGTGTAGAAATCCATGCTGCTAATGGTTACTTACCAAATCAATTTTTGGATCCACTGTCTAACAGAAGAACTGACGAATATGGTGGTTCTATTGAAAATAGATGTAGATTTGTTTTGGAGATTGTCGATGGCGTCATTGAAGCTGTCGGTGCTTCTAAAGTCGGCATCAGACTTTCACCATACGGCACGTATGGTTCCATGACCGGCTCTGCAGACCCAACTCTATTAGCTACATATGCCTTCGTAGTTGGTGAACTTGAAAAGAGAGCTAAATCTGGTAAAAGAATGGCTTATATACATGCCATCGAGCCGGAGAAATCAGATATTGAAGCTGGTAAGTCtctaaattttattttctccATTTGGGAAGGTGTGGTTATTAGAGCTGCTAATATGATCCAAAATTTTGAGAAAACCAAAGAATTCGTCGATAACAACGACAGAACAATCATCTCATATGGCTCTTTTTTCATTGCTAATCCAGATTTGATCGATCGTTTGGAAAAGGGCTTGCCATTTAACAAGCCTGATGTTTCCCTTTTCTTCACTAGAGAAAAGGAAGGTTACATTGATTATCCAGTGTACGCAGACGCTGTTAAGCTAGGTTACAAATTAGAAGAATAA